The DNA sequence GCAACCTGTCCACGTGTGGCCACCGGCGATGGTCACAGTGGCCGTCACAACGAGTGCCAACATAATTTctactaaaaatccaaaaagaaaaaaaaatttgtattgaaatcgtgttaatttttttttaacttgatcGGTAAAATAATTTTACATGTTACGACTCTTTTTCGTATTTAGTTATGGCGGCGTGTTGTCAATAATAATAGGTGTTAATGTGGAAGTGAAAATTAATATACTAAACAATGAGTGGGTGGTGAATAGTGAAGAAGCGGCGTGTCCTTTATGGATGATTTTcttatgattttattttgttttttttttaacattcaGTTAgaattagttttttcttttttggggtttcTTCAGCTTCaattgtttcgcaaaaaataaataatttgaaaaatattttcctaaaaatgattacttgtaTAGCTTCAAAATAATTGGTCAATATCGACGAGAATTTATGTTCAAATATTCTTCTGAACGaagagaatattttttatgGTATCTTTCCACTACCAACTTAAGTTTTCGGGGACTTGAACTTTCGAACTTGTACTTTAGTTTCTGGCAGCAAGGGATATGCCGTGCTGACAAGAGGTGAATAGCGCCCTCTATAGAGGCAAGAAGACCTTCCTTTTTTCCTGATACTAGTTAAATTCTAACAATAGTATTCTTTTTGGATACTggtgtaaatatttttattgttgtttcAAAAGAACATGGTTAACATGGTTAGCACTCCCGAGGACTAGAAATTCTCTTTAAGAAACTACCTAAATGCTGCATCAAGGTTAGTCGATAGGGATGGGATAGAAATGTAGTTTACGTTTCAACTGGATCATTTGACGACCTATCTCTTTCATTAGATCTTTGCCCATTTCACCTGTGAATGCTCAAAACAGCTATGTGCATGTCTTAAGGGGAGGGGGGGCAAACATCACCTCTATGGCTAAGGTCATACTCTCTGTACTTTCATGAGTATTCTGTCTACATGTACAAGAATGTTTATGCTTTATCATGTAAACGCCTCGGGGGAGCCTCGTGTGGCAAAACTGCAAGGGAACAATGATTCGTTTGGGCTGCGCGAACGATGCTTCCGATTGCATTTGCTTGATGGAAATTCTTATCGATTGGTTTCGCTCATTTGTGTGCTTTCTCGGCTGAGCATTCCTTGACTGTTATTGTTGCCTGAGATGGCGTCACAGGTAGcatcaaagaagaaaagcataGCAAAGCTGGAGAAATCATCTCCGACGAGTTAGACCCGATTGACAGCATGGCATTATGCGGATCATCGTATCGCAAAGTTGCCGCGGAAAAACTGCTTCTTGGACAATGTAGCATGCATCTGGTGATGCTAGCCATGTATGTCTTTGATCAAAGGTTATTCCCTCAGTGAATCCAGAAGTTTTAGTGCATAGGGACAGTGATTGAACTTATTCAATGTAAAAGAGAAGGGCTGAAGCAGAGGTCTTAATGTGGATATCAGCTGTTAATATTTCCATGGCTCATTTcaaccgaaaaaaagaaaactatttcTATGGCTCATTTATCCGAATCAGTAAAAATTAACACGAGGGTTGATCATATTTCGCATTATAAGTTCAAGGAATTCCTTTGATGTGGTTCAAGCTAAGTGCCGCCATGCATATGCGCCATCAGAATCATCCCGTGATCTTCCATTAATCGATCCAATCTCCCCGTTCCTCCGCATTGCAGTATCATTCCTAGCTAAAAGGCCCGCGACATGTATTGCATCTTTTGTCAAACTCGAAGATGCCAACTTCAGGTGCTGACAGCTTCTGCAGAACCAGAGGAGAAAATTTCGAAGGAAACAGCTATTTACTTCAAATGAGGCTCGAGAATCGGAGAAGAGAAGCCGTGAAATTCATGTAAAAGGAACTTTATAACTGAGTTACAGAACTAAATAACCAACCTGCTAGATTTATTAAGGGCAAATTGTACACATATCGATAACTACATCATTTTCAGTCCCGTTCTCACGTGGCTCAGCTCAAACATGGCAAAATGAGAAAACAGAGCACATCAAGAGCATTCTGAAGTAGCCAGAGCTTGTATCCAAAAGCAACTGATACTCAATATGACAGGCAGCTGTTAGTTTCATTTGATTCCGGTTCAGGGTCCAACCGGGCGATGAATTTAGGGTCGAGCTTCTTGTACGGTGTGAATTCTTTGAGCCTCTCAAAGTATGATATCCTGAGACCATTCTTCCTAGCAATTGGGGATCGCACCCACCCCGAGCGATTTCCCTGCGCGCCAGTGACTATAACAGTTGTATCTTCATTGGCCAAATTAGCTAGCACAATCATTGCCTCTGGCTCGGAAGTGGACGATGCATCAACGAGGAAAATATGACTAAAGTGTCCTGCGTTGATGCCTTCACTGTGTAGCCTAAAGCTACTCACAAAAGTCGAAAATATTACCTTGAACTTCCGGAGTTCCTGGAGGGGTGGACAAGCGAAACACTCGCTCTTCTTTTTATAAAGACACGAAGGGAGAATGTCATCAGGCACGCCATCGTGCTCACGGAAAGCAGCATTTGCTCGAAATATCTCGGAATCTGGGATGTCCTTCTTCAAGCTTCTCATCAGAACATCGCACGTTTTGTTTGTAGGTGCAGCCACAAGAATCCGAGGATCTTTAGAGCgtcgatatacttgtgacacaGCTTCCCTAACCACAACTCCGGCCTTTGATAGGTCTAGAGGCCCTCGACTGTGTGTACAAAGAGGACCCTCCAAGAGAAACGGTGCTGAACCTTTGAGAGTTACAATCTGTTGGATTGCGGATCTTTGGTCCGAGTAAAGCACgtcacttgaaaaaaaaagagatggtaAGGCAAACAAATCACGTCTGGTTGCGCATATGGGGAAGAGGAAGTTGCCAAAGGAAGGATCAGTGGCGGCTTCAACTGCTTGATGAGCTCTCTTCAAGCAAATTCTATTGAAAGAAAAGCTGATGTTGTATCTGCTTCTTGAATGATGCTGGgaatgaaaatcatctccaaaCTCGGCTAAGATGATAGAACTCTTCTCCACTCGATGTACAAAACCCTGCTTTATGACAAATATGATTAATACTGGGAAGGAGTACAAGTGACACTGAACTAATCATATCATAGTCAAGTTATGCCAACGAGAAGACCGCTGTACTTTTCAGCACTCAACTTGACCGATGCTTCGgtgatcagaaaaatttcactAATAATCGAACAATTGGAGCCACCAAATGGCCATTCATTCATCATCCAAAGTAAACCATGGAAAAGCAGATGCAAAAGCACATTCAGCAAACAGATGGGAGATGAAATACGGCATTTTCAAACAGAGCACAATACTAACATCTTTATTACTCTAAAATGTACTTGAAAAGGACTAACCTGAAACTGTGTATCTCTCTCATCGAGGGGCTTTGCAAAAACAAAATCCCTTGATAGAAGGAAGGGTCGACGCCCATGTACAGATTCCATCTTGAATTTGACAAAAGTTTTCTCCTCGGCGAAATCATTGTCCAATACATTCTTGTAAATAGTCAATTGATGCAGCTCCAAAGTGACATCCTCCAGAATGAAATCAGTCCATTTCTGATTCAAATACAAGAATGATTGTTAGAACATCATAAAAACAAATCTTGATATTATTCACAAGTGTTCTAGTCACCTTAAAGTTGAATCAATCTACAATACATGATGCTTCACAGCAATAAAAGTACCTTGGATTCCAACTTCATCAGAGACTCTTGCATTTATAACCAAAGTTTCATCTTAAAAGCACGTCATTTCATTGTTGCAAAAAATAGCAAGAAGCACGGTGAGGCATGAGTGCATGACAAATCTGTCACTACCCATCAACAAGTTGGTTCTATCAACCTCCAAGTCTCTGAATACGTAAGTAACACGACAACAAAAACAACAGCAATTAAGCTGCATTTCATAGCAAATCCTCAGCAAGACGTAGCTCCTTGAGGCTTGTTTGTAGTCACCTTCCAATTTAATCTTTTAGTCTTTTTATACCCCTTATAAACTTCGTCCGCATCAGAGCCGCATCTCCTCGCTTGAGCATTGAAGGTCGCTTGTGCACGTTTTCAGACAAGCTAAAACGAGCTTCTCTCTTAATCAGAAATGCAAGGCGAAGCAGACATGTGGTGCACATTCCACTGCTAAATTGCCCAATATTGCAGATCAAAAAGCTTCAACTAAAATCTCAATTCCATGGCCACGAATCAGTGGAAGATTACTAAAACTCAGTAACTCAACAGAGAAACTCAGCATGCTACGTTTAAATGATAGAATCGTAAGGCGATTTCCAACTTTGGGAATCCGAAGTGACCATGGCCAGTAACTTATGAAGGTTTCTGTGACATAGTAAGAGCAGGTAACCAAGCTCCATTGATCTAGAATCTTGAAACGTGATGCAGAATCTGTGATACTCATAACGTCTCATGGCATAGACACAGAAATACATGAGTCGAGCTCACAAAATTTGCACATTTGAACTTGTCAAGACCCCTGTCCCTAACTATTCTTCCAGTTGTTGCATTTTTTCCGACACGTCTCCTCTTCTCTCGCCTCTCTAGATCCAACTATTTGCAGTCACTACTGTCTGGATGATTGATTGTACAAGAGGATTAAACGCATTATGAGTGCACACATAAATCTGGAAAAGCCATTCAGTCTGAGGGGGGTAAGTAAATCCTTATACATCCTTGGGAGAATGGAACTTATGCTTGTTTTGGGTAATTTTGTTGACTATGATGAAATAAAATCCACCGATTTCACACCATGTCAACATGGATTTCGCCAAGTCTTGCAACTCAAAATTTCTCTGTAAAATGAGGTCATGGCATTACTGTGGGCTAGCAGCTATCATAATGAACCTATACAAGAACAAATTATCGCTAACAATTATTGCTACCGACTTCATCCACTACACTTGATTGCATTCTCACATCGCAAGCGATCATACAAGATTGGGAGGATGGAGACAAGGATTTCAATCTTTCTAACCAAACTGTCAATGTCACATGTGGCACTGACATTACACATTAACTCGCACAGCAAAATAAAAACATTGAATCGTCAAGCATCGTCGTTACCTCGATGTAGACGTCCTCCGCATATAGAAGAGCTGCAAAATAGTCCCTATAGGTCAAGGGAGACAGTGGTTTCTGAAGAACGCCTGGCACAATGTCTCGCTTGATCAAATCCTCAATATCCTCGGGGACGTTGTAAAGAGGGGAAGTATCTTTCTGAACATAAACAGTCTCCTTTTGCTGATCCGGCGAAACTGGGGAAACTGCACGTAAGACTGGCTTATATTGTTTAGCAGAGCGTTCTTGCACTTTCGGGGTAGGCGACGTTGTTTTCGACCAAGAAGGAGACTGCACACGAGATGAAGATGGCTGATCGGAAGGCCGAGGCGGTTTTGCTACATTCTGATTCGAGTGAGCGGAGATTGGTGGCGGTTTGGTGTCCGAAAAAACTGGATGTTGGACCCGTTTAAACGGTTCAGGAATTGGAGAAGAATGTTGGTGCACTTGTGGAGTTGGTGAGGACGCTTTTGA is a window from the Rhodamnia argentea isolate NSW1041297 chromosome 8, ASM2092103v1, whole genome shotgun sequence genome containing:
- the LOC125316378 gene encoding probable RNA helicase SDE3 — protein: MSRDPIRPKNEPNLTRTVGGSGLTHSSQVTSPFKAVALASPKPSPSVSKPSTATSSDPFVSPAKPAAISAHSNQYVSKSSECSNEPSLSRLLHPSLSKASSPTPQVHQHSSPIPEPFKRVQHPVFSDTKPPPISAHSNQNVAKPPRPSDQPSSSRVQSPSWSKTTSPTPKVQERSAKQYKPVLRAVSPVSPDQQKETVYVQKDTSPLYNVPEDIEDLIKRDIVPGVLQKPLSPLTYRDYFAALLYAEDVYIEKWTDFILEDVTLELHQLTIYKNVLDNDFAEEKTFVKFKMESVHGRRPFLLSRDFVFAKPLDERDTQFQGFVHRVEKSSIILAEFGDDFHSQHHSRSRYNISFSFNRICLKRAHQAVEAATDPSFGNFLFPICATRRDLFALPSLFFSSDVLYSDQRSAIQQIVTLKGSAPFLLEGPLCTHSRGPLDLSKAGVVVREAVSQVYRRSKDPRILVAAPTNKTCDVLMRSLKKDIPDSEIFRANAAFREHDGVPDDILPSCLYKKKSECFACPPLQELRKFKVIFSTFVSSFRLHSEGINAGHFSHIFLVDASSTSEPEAMIVLANLANEDTTVIVTGAQGNRSGWVRSPIARKNGLRISYFERLKEFTPYKKLDPKFIARLDPEPESNETNSCLSY